The nucleotide window CTCCATTACGTTGGAAAGTGGTTGTTGATGGTGATGCTGCTCCTTCTTATGATCAAGACTCCATGTGGCTTCTATCACTAAACGGAAAGGATGGTTTGTGCACCTTCTATAATCCCTTTAGAAATTTCAACTGTTATATGAGCAACAACGATTTAGTAGGCTGTGAAATTCGGTATGCAAAAGATGGATGGCTTCTTGTGTCTAAGGGAAAGTCTTTCTTCTTACTTGAGCCTTCGCCTTCTCGGAAGCAAATCATTCATCTCCCACAAAAAAGATACGACTATTTATGTGACATTATGTCATTCTCAGCTTCTCCAACTAATTCTTCTGGGTGGGTAATCTTTGGTATAGCTTTATTAAATGTGTTTCAAGTTAGGATTTCATATTTGAGACAAGGGGATGATAGATGGACTTGTATCACAAGGGACAGTGAGGTGCCATTCCTACTTTCATCTTCTAGTCCGGTCTACTTTGGTGAAGAATTTTGTGTCATAGGCCAACACGGTGATGTTGGTGTATTTGGCTTTAAAGACGGAACCCCTTACTGGGTTATCCATAAACTTTTTCAACAATATTCACCTCGTATTTATGATGCTTGCCGTTTGTTTTTAGTTCAACGTCAGGATCAAAATGTGCTACATTCCGTGGTTGTGACACCACAACATGATGTTCATGTTTATGAACTAGACTTTGGAAGCAACATAATAGTCAAATTAgtaaaagaagtcaaaaattgGCTTTTTTTCACTAGCGAAGCCTCATCGGTTGCTGTTTGTGGCATGAACGTAAATGTGGATAATGCAGTTTTCTTCCCAACTTTCAACACTTGTAACGACTATACTTACTACTCTTTGGAAGATGTAGCGTTCAAAGTATTGAAAGACAATTGTACGGATAAAACGTATCAGAAAGAGCTTTTAAATCGTGTTTGGATCCGCTGTGAACTGAGAGGGAATTGATCTTTCTATTCTTTGTCTCTGTGTATTTCTTATGTATTGTAgtagttttctttcttttttgttgagttaattaaaatttaataaaatattatattttatttatgaatataaataattataaaatttatatatataatttctacGTTCTCTTTGGTTATTTTTGCGATTCTTTTTAGTACAATCAAAACTAAACCGAATAGTGTTggttttcaaaattcaaaagaaacataaccaaatcaaatcaaatatcaattttcttAATCGGTGTGATTCGGGTTGCGATtcgatttaattttttaactataaCTACGAACAACCCGACATCTATACATGGTACATATTCTCTTGACCGATACACATCTCAAAACCTCAtatgagatatatatatttacaaagaaataaaataatcaaatactATCATTCTCAAAGCCATTTCGTTGTTCCTTACTTCTTAATTAGTGATCAAATACACCACAACATATAATATTCAAATCATCCTACGAGCAATACGCTACTAACAACCCTCGCAAATGTTcatcaaaacaatcactttctTAGAAAATTTGTTGTAAAAACAAGAACATCTAAGTAATTAAAATTCTAGCTAGAGAGATGCTGATGATGTTGGTGAATAATACAAGAAACAGCAGCCGTAATGATGGTCATAGTAATATAGCTCAAGTCATCAAATATGACTGAGAATCTCATCTCTTGCAATTCCCATAGTGTTGTTATGAATTGCTTCACTCCATCAATAACCACCATCAAATAGTACCACATCTTCATCAATCTTTTATTACTAGTATATACTAGAATTACTACTATAGCTAGAAAACACAGGCTTAATTAGGCTTctactacatttttttctttatatagtTGAAACAAAAAGAGGGATTGGATAAGCTAGATAGGTTGTTGTTGTCCTTATATGCTTATGTAGGCTGAGGAAGATATTGCATGGCATGTACGACAAATATGTGTTGTTTCCGGGATGCTTCCTACTCTACGTCAAAATTAAGCCCGTGGGGTATGTCACACGCGGATCATGATTAGTTGGACAATAATAATCGAGTTCGTAatttaatattactaaaaatcTTTAGTCAGTTGCTTAGTTTATTGAACTTTTATCTTATTGATAAGGGGGTTTAATTTCCTATCTGGTAATCTACTcctttatttattcttttctctttctcctAAACTAGCGACATACgagaaaataaaacattaagGACAATTAAGTTGCTTAAAGCCTAACGACATACTAATTCTTAAAAAATGGATAAACAGGcctatgtttttttaaaaataaaacatgtcTTAGGCATCTAATTTGGAGGGGTGGGGGTGAGGAGGGGAGAACTCGaatttttatcaataaaaattatgtattatttatgatgaaaagtataattttttagtaaaaaaatattattttatcctcATTAAGCGTATACAAATAGAAGAAaccaagaaaatattattttacttttttgcatTTTATTCGCTAGCATTCACATTAAATTATTCGTTTTAACTCTACTATTTTTCATCATAACTGtatcaaaaatatgaatcaatagtcAAAAAATATCCTCCTCCTAAATTGCAAGTCCTTAAATTTGTAAGCATCACAATAGGCATATTAAAATCGGCCGGGTATGTCAAgtaactttttcttcttgaattaaattatataattttaacttttatctttatctaaaatttatcaacttattacttatagaattatgttaacaattcatataatgattgtATTGGTGAAACAATGTTTTCCaacatttaattaataaaatatcaccaatcactaattaccaaaaactaataattgaaaaataaaaataaaaatagatattaaataataattacatttaaaaaaataaataaataaatttatatatatatataatttgcttAGCATTTTCGAATTATAATTGGCTTTAAGCCTTCAATCATGTTGCATGAACCAAAAAGATAATTTCTCCCACAaagagggaaaagaaaaagaagaaaatcagaAATGCGCGCGCAAAACGGCACGCTGGGTACAATTAAGAACAAAAATATACTGTAATACTTTAAAGAGTTCTaattttatactaaaaaatTCTCTGCTTATTGCTAAGAACATTCTCCGACTCCGAGGTCCCAATAGGGCTGTGATTATTCACTTCAGGTTTGTTCATCTTCCTTAATATTTCAATAAGTTTTTCGAATTCATACTCTATTACAGCCAAATTGTTTGTTAATTTGTTTCGAAGTGTGACCTAATTGTTCGTGTTTGAGTGTTACTTCGCTGTATATGTATTTTGCTTACTACTCTTATTCTTCGGGGTAAAAGTAGTATTCTAGTAATTCCTCCTGTTCATTTTGTAGGATATGGAGTTTAAGGTGTTAATTTGACCCTTCAGAGTGACCTAGTGGGTTTGGGCTTGAGACTTGTAGGCCTCAAGTCCGAAATCCCTTGCCAGCAAAAGCAAGGGTTTGCCTTCTGgatcgagctcgtcgcaccaggcttgcctagtgtgggtTACGTCTCCTCTGCGAGATATTGCATAggaacaagtttttttttatcatgtacAACCAAAGAGTAGCGATTGCGGATTTctcttgtcataaaaaaaaaggtgtcAATTTGACTTGCCTCCTCGTGGAAAAAGTATATCTAAGTACTacttgaaaaaatcaatttgattgaAAACCATTCAAAAGATCGAATTTGATAGATTCGTGAATTCAAACTTcttaaagttgtgaaagttgtaTAGAATGATATTATTGGTGGAATTGTATTAAATGTTCCCAAAACATGAAGAGTAAAATTGGGATGAGGTGGACAGAGTAACATGGTTCCTATTGCTGGTGGGAGTTCgtgtggaattagtcgaggtgtgcAAAAGCTAGCCCGGACACCACagtaactaaaaaaattaaaaattgggaTGGAGTGAGTAgcatatattgatattttttcaaatatttctgtTCATTTCTTTGTGGTCatactctttgcaaagtttacaattaaatgttttttttttcatcagaGGTCGGGGTTCTGCAAGGTATCTTACCTATTATGTCAACTTTTAGATTGAAAAAGTAGTTATCTGCTCTTGCTTACATCACATATTTACTAGTTAGGTTTTGTATTCAAGTAGACACATTGAAATATATATCCTAGTCAGGGGTTTTGTAGTGTTGCAATTACTAAGAGTTTCACTAGCTAATGTAGAATTCATTTTCTGATGGGGacttctaagttttgattaaatcAAAATCTGATATTTTCCTAACCACTTGTAAGATGAAAGAAAACATAGTTTGTGCCGGAGATATATGGCATTCACATAAGAGCATCTGAAAAGGTTATTAACATCTTAATTTACTTCACTTATTGCCTTTAGCATTTTGAATTGTGTCCTTGGATTCTCTTAATTAGCTTCAAAGCAAGGTCAAATGTTTATCTTTACAGTTGGTGGTGGGCAGGGTGGAGAATTGTCTGTAAGGAGGCCAATGGGTCGAGTTTGCACCTGCTTCATGGCAACGGTTAATCAGGCTGTTACAATTAGCCTGTGAGCGCATATATGTGCAACTTCTAGGAAATAAAAATGCAACCTTAGTAGAATTAATGTACTAAAAAATACTTGGTTTTTTCCTTGATTTTACCATTTCAATTAAAAGTTTAGATTCTTTCATGTGGTATCAAAATCTACATGTGAAGCCTGTTCCCTCACTGTAACTTTGATATTCATCCCATGGCTGAATCGTGAACCTTTAAAATGGATAGTCTCTTATTTTTCCTGTGATTCATAGTCTGACATGTTAAATTATCAATAGTTCTCCAAGTGATTAATGAGATAATATTTTGGATAACTGTGTGTTTTCTCTTTAGTTTATAAGGTTTTGACTTTTTTCCTTTGTATGTGTGCTTGCTGCATGCATTATGTTACTTGTTTTGTACTTTCCTAGGTTTACCTTGTCATTTGATTTCAATAAGCtccttgtttttttctttaagcCACAGTTCTTTTccaaaaaagtgattttttgacCTGGGTGTGTTTAGGGGTAGTTAGTAGCTAATAGggaataaaatatgtttttgttgGATTTCTCTCTTTGGCTAACTTGTTTTTCTGGTACCACTAATTAGACTCTTTCATGTGAGTCTTTGTCAAATTTGCGAACTACCTCCCTTGAATTTTTACTGGAAAAGTGGGTAACGTTGAGAGAAATGGTCTTATTAGTGACACTTGGTCATTTGTTTACTCTTTGCTCACTACTTGGTATTGGTTTGATTTATGCgattttgtttcatttattcttgattgtgagtTGGAAGGGACCCATCTAAACTAACATGTGCCATGTCTGACGAAACTTAATGAAAATTTCTTTGCAAACTTTGTCTAGGACTTGTTTTAATTGTCTGTAGAAATGCTTGGTTTAGGATAGGATAATAGATTTTCCATGCCTACAATTTGCATCAAGTATTCCTAGTTGTCCTCTTTGAGCCTTAAGGGATCTTTCTGGAAATAAAACTTGTTTTGTTGAGGCAATTTCTCCTTTTGAGTTATTTGATTGTAAAATAATTAGATACTCAGAGGGGTTGCTTAAAATATGATGCCTTTGCAGCTTCCTCTGATTTGTGCTGCCCTCGTGCTTAAAGATTGTACCTTCTTTCATTATTACTGGTGCTCGTCTCTTTACAGTCCTTTTCTATCATTCTCAACCTTTTCAGCATCTGAAATaaaaaaaccattgaaactgTCTACTGATTGAGAACTGTCAATGGACATGAGGCCAGGATTCTGTCTTTAGTTGTATCAGTATCGCATATTTGAACATCATAGTTTGAGTTAAGTCACAGCTGAAGTAAAGAATGC belongs to Solanum stenotomum isolate F172 chromosome 1, ASM1918654v1, whole genome shotgun sequence and includes:
- the LOC125842643 gene encoding uncharacterized protein LOC125842643; this encodes MITALYMPSTLAIKACQPLNNFVSVVLTIRFLYSTGRAKIQHNTSTAEDKLKKRPSGSKSMPAPVDSNICIRLSLDLQSEISRYLISQEAYMSFRLVCKLWRSVAPPLRWKVVVDGDAAPSYDQDSMWLLSLNGKDGLCTFYNPFRNFNCYMSNNDLVGCEIRYAKDGWLLVSKGKSFFLLEPSPSRKQIIHLPQKRYDYLCDIMSFSASPTNSSGWVIFGIALLNVFQVRISYLRQGDDRWTCITRDSEVPFLLSSSSPVYFGEEFCVIGQHGDVGVFGFKDGTPYWVIHKLFQQYSPRIYDACRLFLVQRQDQNVLHSVVVTPQHDVHVYELDFGSNIIVKLVKEVKNWLFFTSEASSVAVCGMNVNVDNAVFFPTFNTCNDYTYYSLEDVAFKVLKDNCTDKTYQKELLNRVWIRCELRGN